A genome region from Brevinema andersonii includes the following:
- a CDS encoding glycosyltransferase family 2 protein encodes MIYDQRGKISVVIPTYNRKIMLKKAIDSVLAQEYGNIEIIVSDNASTDGTDVMMEYTKQKIFTITAHTTKGYIKSGLFLIHI; translated from the coding sequence ATGATTTATGATCAAAGGGGAAAAATTTCTGTGGTGATTCCAACCTATAATAGAAAAATTATGCTGAAAAAAGCGATTGATAGTGTATTAGCACAGGAATATGGAAATATAGAAATTATTGTTTCGGATAATGCATCTACAGATGGAACGGATGTCATGATGGAATATACGAAGCAGAAAATATTTACTATCACAGCTCACACCACAAAAGGGTATATTAAGAGTGGTTTATTCTTGATTCATATATGA
- a CDS encoding glycosyltransferase family 2 protein: MFDLTKELDIILITYNRKEKLSNMLQYIFAENSPIKECCITVLDNCSTDGTSALLQEYAANYSNFVHIRHKHNIGGNANIIRAFETISLDKTYFWILCDDDYVDWTYWAKIEQALMSLKYDIVQVHSDVFIPDGNTEKEKTAKSLVELVLIPAAIYKTKYINSEMLFYAYLNLYTKIPHMSLIASIVNQKKNIYRCAVEEQILVKRHASSEFGRGVTNQNVNHISQRIDLPVGFAISLSMLKDKELKTLTLNLSRAYLGWNFEGYMKDSLYGWISCQYNDDLMAVYNACNNAQKKKIYQIIYQMYYEITRFSSKEVGASRSESITFQIRGIKRSLKDILKSVISLFLSVVWKSKQVYKNICNHLKGEGNS; encoded by the coding sequence ATGTTTGATCTGACAAAAGAATTAGATATTATACTGATTACATATAATAGAAAAGAAAAATTATCCAATATGTTACAGTATATTTTTGCTGAGAATAGTCCTATCAAAGAATGTTGTATTACTGTATTGGACAATTGTTCTACTGATGGTACATCTGCGCTGCTTCAAGAATATGCTGCTAACTATTCAAATTTCGTTCATATTCGTCATAAGCACAATATTGGTGGTAATGCAAATATTATCAGAGCTTTTGAAACGATAAGTTTAGATAAAACTTATTTTTGGATATTGTGTGATGACGATTATGTAGATTGGACTTATTGGGCTAAAATAGAACAAGCACTAATGAGTTTAAAATATGATATTGTTCAAGTTCATTCCGATGTGTTTATACCTGATGGCAATACTGAAAAAGAAAAAACAGCAAAAAGTTTAGTGGAATTAGTATTAATACCTGCAGCGATTTATAAAACAAAATATATTAATTCAGAAATGCTCTTTTATGCTTATCTAAATTTGTATACAAAAATCCCTCATATGTCTTTGATTGCTTCTATTGTGAATCAGAAAAAAAATATTTATCGATGTGCGGTAGAAGAACAAATTTTAGTCAAACGGCATGCTAGTTCGGAATTTGGAAGAGGGGTAACAAATCAAAATGTCAATCATATATCTCAGCGAATCGATTTACCTGTTGGTTTTGCTATTTCTCTTTCGATGTTGAAGGATAAAGAACTGAAAACTTTGACCCTTAATCTTTCTCGAGCTTATTTAGGCTGGAATTTTGAAGGCTATATGAAAGACAGTTTGTATGGATGGATCAGTTGCCAATATAATGATGATTTAATGGCTGTCTATAACGCCTGTAATAATGCACAAAAGAAAAAAATATATCAGATAATATATCAAATGTATTATGAGATAACAAGATTTTCATCTAAAGAAGTTGGTGCTTCTAGATCTGAAAGTATTACTTTTCAGATAAGAGGCATAAAACGATCCTTAAAGGATATTCTGAAATCAGTGATATCACTTTTTCTATCTGTCGTATGGAAATCTAAGCAAGTTTACAAAAATATATGTAATCACCTCAAAGGGGAGGGTAATTCCTAA